Proteins encoded within one genomic window of Amycolatopsis nigrescens CSC17Ta-90:
- a CDS encoding ArsR/SmtB family transcription factor, translating into MHAFDILGDPVRRRILELLADGEQTSGAITEVIRAEFGLSQPGVSQHLRVLRDSGFASVRAEGARRFYAVEPAPLSEVDAWLGRFRRLWEQRLDALGTELARGRRAARTAAGGEPTRPAESVTDADKTDPSAKGT; encoded by the coding sequence GTGCACGCGTTCGACATCCTCGGCGACCCGGTGCGCCGGCGCATTCTGGAGCTGCTCGCTGACGGTGAGCAGACCTCTGGCGCGATCACGGAGGTGATCCGGGCCGAGTTCGGGCTCTCCCAGCCGGGTGTTTCCCAGCATCTGCGCGTGCTGCGTGACAGCGGGTTCGCGTCGGTGCGGGCTGAGGGCGCTCGCCGGTTCTACGCCGTCGAGCCCGCGCCGCTGAGCGAGGTTGACGCGTGGCTGGGCCGGTTTCGCCGGTTGTGGGAACAACGCCTCGACGCTCTGGGAACCGAGCTGGCCCGGGGCAGGCGTGCAGCTCGGACTGCGGCTGGTGGGGAGCCCACCCGACCGGCCGAGTCCGTCACCGATGCGGACAAGACCGATCCATCAGCGAAGGGAACATGA
- a CDS encoding SRPBCC family protein — protein sequence MKDVLEELAAARRAMGKGSVPAGDAYTIEVRRRYEAQIDDVWDAVTSPERLRRWLKPVIGDLRLGGKFELDGGEHGEILRCEPPRLLKVSWLYGPDADAWPGTSEVEVRLVPGPAGDTEFELIHAAVVEEPLFPIYGPGAGGVGWDLHLLTLARFLADGETLDHEEFRTLPEGREFIRRSAAAWGEAHLAAGGEPEQVAAAVEATTKFYAPDPT from the coding sequence ATGAAAGACGTATTGGAGGAACTGGCCGCCGCGCGCCGGGCGATGGGCAAGGGCAGCGTGCCCGCCGGCGACGCTTACACCATCGAGGTGCGGCGCCGATACGAAGCGCAGATCGACGACGTCTGGGACGCCGTTACCAGCCCCGAGCGGCTGCGTCGCTGGTTGAAACCGGTCATCGGGGATCTGCGGCTTGGCGGGAAGTTCGAGCTGGACGGTGGTGAGCACGGCGAGATCCTCCGGTGCGAGCCGCCGCGTCTGCTCAAGGTGTCCTGGCTCTACGGGCCGGACGCGGACGCTTGGCCCGGCACGAGCGAGGTGGAAGTGCGCCTGGTCCCGGGCCCGGCCGGCGACACCGAATTCGAGCTGATCCACGCAGCGGTCGTCGAGGAGCCCCTCTTCCCGATCTACGGCCCCGGTGCCGGCGGCGTTGGCTGGGACCTGCATCTCCTCACCCTGGCCCGGTTCCTGGCCGACGGCGAGACCCTCGACCACGAGGAGTTCCGGACCTTGCCCGAGGGGCGCGAGTTCATCCGGCGCAGCGCCGCGGCCTGGGGCGAGGCTCATCTGGCCGCCGGTGGCGAACCGGAGCAGGTCGCGGCCGCAGTCGAGGCCACCACCAAGTTCTACGCACCCGACCCGACCTGA
- a CDS encoding integrase core domain-containing protein: MIVSHVCCPRRCGHTGWLPPGTILRWHRRLVAAEWTYPHRHGRPPVDEAIAGLIERMATENHSWGYKRIQGELLKLGHQVGDSTIRRILKRARIPPAPTRHTDTTWQQFLRTQASTMLACDFFHVDCALTLKRIYVFFVLEVGSRYVRILGTTTNPDGGWTTQQIRNLMTDPGDRVDEFRFLIRDRAGQFAAAFDAVLADVGIEAVRIPPRCTRANCCAERFVLTARTELTDRILILSERYLHAVLAEYVRHYNGRRPHCSRELRPPRPTYAVADLNSQRIKRQRLLGGLINEYERAA, translated from the coding sequence ATGATCGTCAGCCATGTCTGCTGCCCAAGGCGCTGCGGACACACCGGCTGGTTACCCCCGGGCACGATCCTGCGCTGGCATCGTCGACTGGTAGCCGCAGAGTGGACCTATCCACACCGGCACGGGCGTCCGCCCGTCGACGAGGCGATCGCCGGGCTGATCGAACGGATGGCCACAGAAAACCACAGCTGGGGCTACAAGAGGATTCAGGGTGAGCTGCTCAAGCTTGGACACCAGGTCGGTGACTCGACGATCCGGCGGATCCTGAAGCGGGCGCGCATACCTCCAGCGCCGACTCGGCACACCGACACGACCTGGCAGCAGTTCCTGCGCACGCAGGCCTCGACGATGCTGGCCTGCGACTTCTTCCACGTCGACTGCGCGCTCACCCTCAAGCGAATCTACGTGTTCTTCGTGCTGGAGGTCGGCAGCCGCTACGTTCGCATCCTCGGCACGACAACGAACCCGGACGGCGGGTGGACCACCCAGCAGATCCGCAACCTCATGACGGATCCCGGTGATCGAGTCGACGAGTTCAGATTTCTCATCCGCGACAGGGCTGGCCAGTTCGCGGCCGCCTTCGATGCCGTCCTGGCTGACGTGGGTATTGAGGCGGTAAGGATTCCTCCACGTTGCACACGGGCGAACTGCTGCGCCGAACGGTTCGTGCTCACGGCCAGAACTGAGCTCACCGACCGTATTTTGATCCTGAGCGAGCGGTATCTGCACGCCGTGCTCGCCGAGTACGTCCGGCACTACAACGGTCGGCGGCCGCACTGTTCCCGCGAGCTTCGCCCGCCCCGGCCGACCTACGCCGTGGCAGACCTCAACTCTCAGCGGATCAAGCGACAGCGGCTTCTCGGAGGCCTGATCAACGAGTACGAACGGGCCGCGTAA
- a CDS encoding SsgA family sporulation/cell division regulator, which yields MRNDHVTLRSTAVFDLLAPRTPAVPVKVELRYDTRDPYAVVAAFRTGRAGWVEWVYARDLLADGLLADAGDGDVRIRPSVEDPESVLIELNSPSGHAMFEASAQELADFLDRTYDVVLPGNEHLWVDVDDALTHLIPNDLS from the coding sequence ATGCGCAACGATCACGTGACACTCCGCTCGACGGCGGTCTTCGACCTGCTGGCGCCGCGGACACCGGCGGTTCCGGTGAAGGTGGAACTGCGCTACGACACCCGCGACCCGTACGCGGTCGTCGCCGCCTTCCGCACCGGCCGCGCCGGCTGGGTCGAGTGGGTCTACGCCCGCGACCTCCTCGCCGACGGCCTGCTCGCCGACGCCGGCGACGGCGACGTGCGGATCCGCCCGTCGGTCGAGGACCCCGAGTCGGTCCTGATCGAGCTGAACTCGCCGTCCGGCCACGCCATGTTCGAGGCGTCGGCGCAGGAGCTGGCCGACTTCCTGGACCGGACCTACGACGTGGTGCTGCCCGGCAACGAGCACCTCTGGGTGGACGTGGACGACGCGCTGACCCATCTGATCCCCAACGATTTGAGCTGA
- a CDS encoding carboxylesterase/lipase family protein, whose protein sequence is MLLTSPSASPPRPGRAVGIHSLFSGLHSRCLDFRVNVAASSLPGRISRLGDARCELLGFCADRRIRTYRREGCNRMEFSRRKALKLGGVGVAAFGFSGRQAASAAPDPVVATTGQGAVRGVRDGEVIVWKGVRFAEAPTGEYRFAPPRPARRWDGIRDATEFGPEPFQAAKSGRSPAALPQAEDCLFLNVYSRSTDGRRPVIVWITGGGFMSGAGSQYDGAVYPRRQDVVFVTVNYRVNTFGYLYQPDRPGSGNLGLLDQIAALRWVRDNITAFGGDPDNVTVMGESAGGMSIGILLGTPAAKGLFRRAIVQSGGSCPTVMPEGKDYTTTAVLRAVGLGENDAAKLIDVPAPDLLAAATRVHQRADDADPRSAPFHPLIDHVVLSRHPLDLIGDDVDLLVGTCDKEQIPGPTWESQFEFNLRHAAGDEGWNRLLKAYTETSAPGRDPRLDLLASAFVDMPSTWLAERASHAGAQVWQYTFDYADAGRAGALHGTDVPFTFGAPTPEMLAPGADPAVAQQLADRMVDAFSAFAKTGDPATPALPPWPAFTPQDRATLSFDTNPHITNDRLPARRREAWAGINPYTIC, encoded by the coding sequence ATGCTGCTGACATCGCCCTCGGCGTCACCACCGCGACCGGGCCGGGCGGTGGGCATTCACAGCTTGTTTTCAGGGCTGCACAGCCGCTGCCTGGATTTCCGGGTCAATGTTGCGGCTAGCTCGCTACCCGGCCGTATTTCGCGCCTCGGCGATGCGAGATGTGAGCTGTTGGGTTTCTGTGCTGACCGGCGCATACGAACCTATCGGAGGGAAGGGTGTAACCGTATGGAATTCAGCCGTAGGAAGGCGCTGAAGCTGGGTGGCGTGGGTGTGGCCGCCTTCGGTTTCTCCGGCCGTCAAGCCGCTTCGGCCGCCCCGGATCCGGTGGTCGCCACCACGGGTCAAGGCGCGGTGCGCGGGGTCCGGGATGGTGAGGTGATTGTCTGGAAGGGCGTCAGGTTCGCCGAAGCGCCGACCGGGGAATATCGTTTCGCTCCGCCACGGCCGGCGCGGCGTTGGGACGGCATCCGCGACGCGACCGAGTTCGGGCCGGAACCGTTCCAGGCTGCCAAGTCCGGGCGCAGTCCTGCGGCGCTGCCCCAAGCCGAGGACTGCTTGTTCCTCAACGTCTATTCCAGGTCGACCGACGGCAGGCGACCGGTCATCGTGTGGATCACCGGCGGCGGTTTCATGAGTGGTGCGGGCAGCCAGTACGACGGCGCGGTCTACCCGCGGCGACAGGACGTCGTGTTCGTCACGGTCAACTACCGGGTCAACACCTTCGGCTACCTCTACCAGCCGGATCGGCCGGGGTCGGGCAACCTCGGGCTGCTCGACCAGATCGCCGCGCTGCGCTGGGTGCGGGACAACATCACGGCCTTCGGCGGAGACCCGGACAACGTCACGGTCATGGGCGAGTCCGCGGGCGGCATGTCGATCGGCATCCTGCTGGGTACCCCGGCCGCCAAAGGTCTGTTCCGCCGGGCCATCGTGCAGAGCGGAGGGTCGTGCCCAACCGTGATGCCCGAAGGCAAGGACTACACCACCACAGCGGTCCTGCGTGCCGTGGGACTCGGCGAGAACGACGCGGCGAAACTGATCGATGTGCCCGCACCGGATCTGCTCGCCGCCGCGACCCGGGTCCACCAGCGGGCCGACGACGCCGACCCCCGATCGGCGCCCTTCCATCCGCTCATCGATCACGTGGTGCTGTCGAGGCATCCGCTCGACCTGATAGGCGACGACGTCGACCTCCTGGTCGGAACCTGCGACAAGGAGCAAATCCCAGGACCCACCTGGGAGTCGCAGTTCGAGTTCAACCTCCGCCACGCCGCGGGCGACGAGGGCTGGAACCGGCTGCTGAAGGCATACACCGAAACCTCCGCCCCCGGCCGTGATCCCCGTCTGGACCTGTTGGCGAGCGCGTTCGTCGACATGCCCTCGACCTGGCTGGCCGAGCGCGCGAGTCACGCCGGAGCCCAGGTCTGGCAGTACACCTTCGACTACGCGGACGCGGGCCGGGCCGGCGCCCTGCACGGCACCGACGTCCCCTTCACCTTCGGCGCCCCCACCCCGGAGATGCTCGCGCCCGGGGCCGACCCGGCAGTGGCCCAACAACTCGCCGACCGGATGGTGGACGCCTTCAGCGCCTTCGCCAAAACCGGAGACCCCGCGACGCCCGCACTGCCCCCTTGGCCCGCCTTCACCCCCCAAGACCGAGCCACCCTGTCCTTCGACACCAACCCCCACATCACCAACGACCGCCTACCCGCCCGGCGACGCGAAGCCTGGGCCGGCATAAACCCCTACACCATCTGCTGA
- a CDS encoding MFS transporter — protein MTPNPVSTHPAGKPRQAAIAAWIGSALEYYDFFIYGTAAALVFNKVFFPASDPATGTLLAVATFGVGYVARPIGAFLLGHVGDRSGRKKVLVFTLLLMGAATFAVGCLPTYHQAGVLAPILLVVLRLLQGLSAAGEQAGANAMTLEHAPPHRRAYYTSFTLSGTQAGQILATAVFLPVAALPEQALLSWGWRVPFWASFLVVVIGYVIRRRLEETPVFERQVATGGTARFPVAVLFREHWRDVLRVVLASTIASVSTIFSVYALSYAVNTVELDRSAMLWVGVLANAAALVALPLFAALADRVGRKPVFVAGSAGCAALMFGYLAAISAGSYPLIFLVGIALFGVVYSATNGIWPAYYGEMFTAEVRLSGMAIGTQIGFAIAGFAPTIAAAIAGTGAGGWIGVGVFTAALCAVNIAAVGSGRETYRVPTEHLGMRGNRAPDPTTQQAP, from the coding sequence GTGACCCCAAACCCGGTGAGCACGCATCCGGCTGGCAAGCCCCGGCAGGCCGCGATCGCCGCCTGGATCGGCAGCGCCCTGGAGTACTACGACTTCTTCATCTACGGCACCGCCGCGGCGCTGGTGTTCAACAAGGTCTTCTTCCCCGCGTCCGATCCGGCCACCGGCACGTTGCTAGCCGTGGCCACCTTCGGCGTCGGCTATGTGGCCCGGCCGATAGGCGCGTTCCTGCTCGGCCACGTCGGCGACCGCTCGGGCCGCAAAAAAGTGCTGGTCTTCACGCTGCTGCTGATGGGCGCGGCAACGTTCGCCGTTGGCTGCCTACCCACGTACCACCAAGCCGGCGTCCTCGCGCCCATTCTGCTGGTGGTGTTGCGCCTGCTCCAGGGCCTGTCCGCGGCCGGCGAGCAAGCGGGCGCGAATGCGATGACCCTCGAACACGCCCCGCCGCACCGTCGCGCGTACTACACGAGCTTCACGCTCAGCGGCACCCAGGCCGGCCAGATCCTGGCCACCGCGGTGTTCCTGCCGGTGGCCGCGCTTCCCGAGCAGGCACTGCTCTCCTGGGGCTGGCGGGTTCCGTTCTGGGCCAGCTTCCTCGTCGTCGTGATCGGCTACGTCATCCGGCGCAGGCTCGAGGAAACACCGGTGTTTGAACGCCAAGTCGCCACCGGCGGCACGGCCCGCTTCCCGGTCGCCGTGCTGTTCCGCGAGCACTGGCGCGACGTCCTACGCGTCGTGCTGGCCTCCACCATCGCCTCGGTGAGCACCATCTTCAGCGTCTACGCGCTGAGCTACGCGGTGAACACGGTCGAACTCGACCGGTCGGCCATGCTGTGGGTCGGCGTGCTCGCCAACGCCGCCGCACTGGTCGCACTCCCCCTTTTCGCCGCACTCGCCGACCGGGTCGGGCGCAAACCCGTCTTCGTCGCCGGCTCGGCCGGATGCGCCGCGCTGATGTTCGGCTATCTCGCCGCCATATCGGCGGGCAGCTACCCGCTGATCTTCCTCGTCGGCATCGCCCTCTTCGGCGTCGTCTACAGCGCCACCAACGGCATCTGGCCCGCGTACTACGGCGAGATGTTCACCGCCGAAGTCCGGCTGTCCGGGATGGCGATCGGCACGCAGATCGGCTTCGCCATCGCGGGCTTCGCGCCCACCATCGCCGCCGCCATCGCCGGCACCGGCGCGGGCGGCTGGATCGGCGTCGGCGTGTTCACCGCGGCACTCTGCGCCGTCAACATCGCCGCCGTCGGCAGCGGCCGCGAAACCTACCGAGTACCCACCGAACACCTCGGCATGCGCGGCAACCGAGCCCCGGACCCCACCACCCAGCAAGCCCCCTGA
- a CDS encoding TetR/AcrR family transcriptional regulator has translation MLDVATAEFADKGYAGARVDEIAAKTSTTKRMLYYYFGNKEQLYIAVLERAYTGIRTIEQELDVERLDPADAIRQLAGLTFDHHESHPDFVRLVSIENIHHAEHIARSSVLSGLANPALDVLARILARGRAAGVFRDDVDPLDVHMVISAFCVFRTANRHTFNAIFKRDMLDPALRAHYRTMLGDLVLAQLTAR, from the coding sequence ATCCTCGACGTCGCCACCGCCGAGTTCGCCGACAAGGGCTACGCGGGCGCCAGGGTTGACGAGATCGCCGCCAAGACGAGCACCACCAAGCGGATGCTCTACTACTACTTCGGCAACAAGGAACAGCTCTACATCGCCGTACTGGAACGCGCCTACACTGGCATCCGGACCATCGAGCAGGAACTCGACGTCGAGCGTCTCGACCCCGCGGACGCGATCCGACAGCTGGCCGGACTGACCTTCGACCACCACGAGTCGCACCCGGACTTCGTGCGGCTGGTCAGCATCGAGAACATCCACCACGCCGAGCACATCGCCCGCTCCTCCGTGCTGTCCGGCCTGGCCAACCCCGCACTGGACGTACTGGCAAGAATCCTGGCCCGCGGCCGCGCGGCCGGCGTCTTCCGCGACGACGTCGATCCGCTCGACGTGCACATGGTGATCAGTGCCTTCTGCGTGTTCCGCACGGCCAACCGACACACCTTCAACGCGATCTTCAAGCGGGACATGCTCGACCCCGCGCTGCGCGCCCACTACCGCACCATGCTCGGCGATCTCGTGCTGGCCCAGCTGACCGCCCGCTGA
- a CDS encoding sugar phosphate isomerase/epimerase and 4-hydroxyphenylpyruvate domain-containing protein: MNDPELRLDIATVCLSGTLDDKLAAAARAGFDGVEIFENDLVVSPRRPREIRARCADLGLSIDLYQPFRDFEAVPPEEFAANLRRAERKFDVLEQLGTDTVLVCSSVSPDAVDDDDLAAEQLHTLASRAAERGIRIAYEALAWGRFVNTFEHSWRIVRLADHPALGLCLDSFHVLSRTDQIAGIRVIPGEKIFFLQLADAPRLRMDVLQWSRHHRLFPGQGAFDLPGFLGAVAATGYRGPLSLEVFNDVFRQSDPAGTAIDAMRSLLLLREDTAAKGSSKTRDRMRVADLPAAPLPAGYAFAELDGTPEAAGMLAGMGFVHNGQTDSGQVQRWQQGDARIVVRAAGAADSVRIGALGVATPDPPVAARRAKRLLAPVLSDRDDEEPVVAAPDGVAIVFCRQDGDRMAEFTSAAVPENPCGITGIDHISMTEPFDDFDQIALFYRAALGLEPEPETEFAAPFGLIRSRSATDLDRRVRIALNVVALRRGGWAPAVPDPQHIAFTSDDAVASAKAMSALGAPLLGIPANYYDDLDARFALPPERLAGLREHSVLYDRDEHGEYLHFYTHMLGSRVFFEVVQRVGGYAGYGVANSPVRMAAHRQARLVDRTTAPRPE, from the coding sequence ATGAACGATCCGGAGCTCCGCCTGGACATCGCGACGGTGTGCTTGTCCGGCACGCTCGACGACAAGCTGGCCGCCGCGGCGCGCGCCGGCTTCGACGGTGTGGAGATCTTCGAGAACGATCTGGTCGTCTCACCGCGGCGGCCTCGGGAGATCCGGGCGCGGTGCGCCGACCTCGGCCTTTCGATCGACCTGTACCAGCCGTTCCGCGACTTCGAGGCGGTGCCGCCGGAGGAGTTCGCGGCGAACCTGCGGCGGGCCGAGCGCAAGTTCGACGTGCTGGAGCAACTCGGCACCGACACCGTGCTGGTGTGCTCCTCGGTGTCACCGGACGCGGTGGACGACGACGATCTCGCCGCCGAGCAGCTGCACACGCTGGCGTCGCGGGCGGCCGAACGGGGTATCCGGATCGCGTACGAAGCGTTGGCGTGGGGACGCTTCGTCAACACGTTCGAGCATTCCTGGCGGATCGTCCGGCTGGCTGACCATCCCGCGCTGGGCCTGTGCCTGGACAGCTTCCACGTGCTCTCGCGCACCGACCAGATCGCCGGGATCCGGGTGATCCCCGGCGAGAAGATCTTCTTCCTCCAGCTCGCGGACGCTCCCCGGCTGCGGATGGACGTGCTGCAGTGGAGCAGGCACCACCGGCTGTTCCCCGGGCAGGGCGCCTTCGACCTGCCCGGGTTCCTCGGCGCGGTGGCGGCCACCGGATACCGCGGCCCGCTGTCACTGGAGGTGTTCAACGACGTCTTCCGGCAGTCCGACCCGGCGGGGACCGCGATCGACGCCATGCGCTCGCTGCTGCTCCTCCGGGAGGACACCGCGGCCAAGGGGTCGTCGAAGACCCGTGACCGGATGCGTGTCGCCGACCTGCCTGCCGCGCCACTTCCCGCCGGGTACGCGTTCGCCGAACTCGACGGCACCCCCGAGGCGGCCGGAATGCTCGCCGGTATGGGGTTTGTCCACAACGGACAGACGGACTCCGGGCAGGTTCAGCGGTGGCAGCAGGGTGACGCCAGGATCGTGGTGCGGGCCGCCGGTGCGGCCGATTCGGTGCGGATCGGCGCGCTGGGGGTGGCGACCCCCGACCCGCCGGTCGCGGCGCGGCGCGCCAAGCGGCTGCTCGCCCCGGTGCTGTCCGATAGGGACGATGAAGAGCCGGTGGTGGCCGCGCCGGACGGGGTCGCCATCGTCTTCTGCCGGCAGGACGGCGACCGGATGGCCGAGTTCACGTCCGCGGCCGTGCCGGAGAACCCTTGCGGTATCACCGGAATCGACCACATCAGCATGACCGAGCCATTCGACGACTTCGACCAGATCGCGCTGTTCTACCGGGCGGCGCTCGGCCTCGAGCCGGAACCGGAGACCGAGTTCGCCGCGCCCTTCGGCCTGATCCGCAGCCGTTCCGCGACCGACCTCGACCGGCGGGTCCGGATCGCCCTCAACGTGGTGGCGCTGCGCCGCGGCGGCTGGGCGCCGGCCGTGCCCGACCCCCAGCACATCGCCTTCACCTCCGACGATGCCGTCGCCAGCGCCAAGGCGATGAGCGCGCTCGGTGCGCCCCTGCTCGGCATTCCCGCCAACTACTACGACGATCTGGACGCGCGTTTCGCGCTGCCGCCCGAGCGGCTCGCCGGACTGCGCGAGCACTCGGTGCTCTACGACCGCGACGAGCACGGCGAATATCTCCACTTCTACACGCACATGCTGGGATCCCGCGTGTTCTTCGAAGTGGTTCAGCGCGTCGGCGGCTACGCCGGTTATGGCGTCGCCAACTCACCGGTGCGGATGGCCGCCCACCGGCAGGCCCGGCTGGTGGACCGGACTACCGCACCTCGCCCGGAGTGA
- a CDS encoding shikimate dehydrogenase: MTAPQDEDRYLVGLVGSGIGTSLSPALHEREADELGLRCLYRTLDLAVLGLPAAAVGDLVAAAGLAGYNGLNITHPCKQVVLSHLDDLSPEAAALQAANTVVFSDGKATGHNTDLSGFARNVALGLPGAPLDRVVLLGAGGAGAAAAHALLTMGAGTVHVFDTDHGRGDTLTAALHDRFGPDRAVTGRMDNGHTALSRALRAADGLVHATPTGMAAYPGLPLPADLVLPHLWVADVVYRPLNTELVVTARARGCRVLDGGGMVVFQAADAFRLFTGHEPDTGRMLRHFDALVLTPGEVR; this comes from the coding sequence GTGACAGCACCGCAGGACGAGGACCGGTACCTGGTCGGACTGGTCGGCTCGGGGATCGGCACGTCGCTGAGCCCGGCCCTGCACGAGCGCGAGGCCGACGAGCTGGGGCTGCGCTGCCTCTACCGCACGCTCGACCTCGCCGTGCTCGGCCTGCCTGCCGCCGCGGTCGGTGATCTGGTGGCCGCCGCCGGGCTGGCAGGCTACAACGGGCTCAACATCACGCATCCGTGCAAGCAGGTCGTCCTGAGCCACCTCGACGACCTCTCCCCCGAAGCCGCCGCACTCCAGGCTGCCAACACGGTGGTCTTCAGCGACGGCAAGGCGACCGGGCACAACACGGACCTCTCCGGCTTCGCCCGCAATGTCGCGCTGGGCCTGCCCGGTGCCCCGCTCGACAGGGTGGTCCTCCTCGGCGCCGGCGGGGCCGGGGCGGCGGCCGCACACGCCCTGCTGACCATGGGTGCCGGAACCGTCCACGTCTTCGACACAGATCACGGCCGCGGCGACACACTCACCGCAGCACTGCACGATCGCTTCGGTCCGGACCGGGCCGTGACCGGGCGCATGGACAACGGCCACACCGCCCTGTCCCGCGCGCTCCGCGCCGCGGACGGCCTGGTGCACGCCACGCCCACCGGGATGGCCGCCTATCCGGGCCTGCCGCTGCCGGCGGACCTGGTCCTGCCGCACCTCTGGGTGGCCGACGTGGTGTACCGGCCGCTGAACACCGAACTCGTGGTGACCGCGCGGGCCAGGGGCTGCCGGGTGCTGGACGGTGGCGGCATGGTGGTCTTCCAGGCCGCCGACGCGTTCCGGTTGTTCACCGGGCACGAGCCGGACACCGGCCGGATGTTGCGCCATTTCGACGCACTGGTGCTCACTCCGGGCGAGGTGCGGTAG
- a CDS encoding FecCD family ABC transporter permease, which produces MRNPLADPGLLGVNNGASVVVLAITLGLGSPSGYVWFGILGAAAASVVVYVIGFGAGRVQRTGTCSPAWPSPPCWARSPPRLLFIDQQGFDQFRFWAVGSLAGRNAMALGKTTGRALGVRTGQVRVLTAAGPIWCVGLTVPHVARMIVGPDQRWVLSYSLLLAPILLISADVVGRVIARPGELEVGIVTAFLGVPVFLALLRRKRVAATCCARRRTGGRSAGKPDPRWCARCWRRRCSEVRETLERDIKKFRRKFRPIGWVRTVPDGSYLITDKTSRIDYSTGAVRSADTLMPGHLWKIQNWGYCELTLTVNAERKVVYRQNSRTYPGDAAGWCRA; this is translated from the coding sequence CTGCGCAACCCGCTGGCCGACCCGGGCCTGCTCGGGGTCAACAACGGTGCCTCGGTGGTGGTCCTCGCCATCACCCTCGGTCTCGGCAGCCCGTCCGGCTACGTCTGGTTCGGCATCCTCGGGGCCGCGGCCGCGTCGGTGGTGGTGTACGTGATCGGCTTCGGGGCAGGCCGGGTTCAGCGGACCGGCACGTGCTCGCCGGCGTGGCCGTCACCGCCGTGCTGGGCGCGGTCACCACCGCGATTGCTGTTCATCGACCAGCAGGGCTTCGACCAGTTCCGCTTCTGGGCCGTCGGCTCGCTGGCCGGGCGGAACGCCATGGCACTGGGGAAGACCACCGGCCGGGCGCTGGGCGTGCGGACCGGCCAGGTCCGCGTGCTCACCGCGGCGGGCCCGATCTGGTGCGTCGGTCTCACGGTGCCGCACGTCGCCCGCATGATCGTCGGACCCGACCAGCGCTGGGTTCTGAGCTATTCCTTACTGCTGGCACCGATCCTGCTGATCAGCGCGGACGTGGTGGGCAGGGTGATCGCCCGGCCCGGTGAACTCGAGGTCGGCATCGTCACCGCCTTCCTCGGCGTGCCCGTGTTCCTGGCACTCCTGCGACGAAAGCGGGTGGCAGCCACGTGCTGCGCTCGCCGGCGGACCGGTGGTCGGTCCGCTGGGAAACCCGATCCGCGCTGGTGTGCGCGCTGCTGGCGGCGACGGTGCTCCGAAGTACGGGAGACGCTAGAGCGCGACATCAAGAAATTCAGAAGAAAGTTCAGGCCGATCGGATGGGTCCGGACCGTGCCTGACGGTTCGTACCTGATTACCGACAAGACAAGCCGTATCGACTACTCCACCGGCGCCGTGCGTTCGGCAGACACGCTCATGCCCGGGCATCTCTGGAAAATCCAGAACTGGGGCTACTGCGAACTCACCCTCACCGTGAACGCGGAGCGCAAAGTCGTGTATCGGCAGAATTCGAGAACCTACCCTGGTGATGCCGCTGGCTGGTGTCGCGCTTAA